One genomic region from Croceicoccus sp. YJ47 encodes:
- a CDS encoding HPr family phosphocarrier protein, with protein sequence MTGDAETLSRRVTIANQRGLHARASAKFVEMVQQYAPDTQVRVAKDGNEAAGGSILGLMMLGAARGDEIEIRTRGEQADDALDALCTLVDDRFGED encoded by the coding sequence CCTGTCCCGCCGCGTCACCATCGCCAATCAGCGCGGCCTCCACGCGCGGGCCAGCGCGAAATTCGTCGAGATGGTGCAGCAATACGCCCCCGACACGCAGGTCCGTGTCGCCAAGGACGGGAACGAGGCGGCGGGCGGATCGATTCTCGGCCTGATGATGCTGGGTGCCGCGCGCGGTGACGAGATCGAGATCCGCACCCGCGGCGAACAGGCGGACGATGCGCTCGACGCGCTCTGCACGCTGGTCGACGACCGGTTCGGAGAGGATTGA